Proteins from one Mugil cephalus isolate CIBA_MC_2020 chromosome 15, CIBA_Mcephalus_1.1, whole genome shotgun sequence genomic window:
- the LOC125021675 gene encoding carotenoid-cleaving dioxygenase, mitochondrial-like, whose translation MSPLKTENPGEVPPVDNGSAKECITTGLKGLETIAPLVRSVEATPEPITTTVQGTIPSWINGNFLRNGPGKFEFGNTHYNHWFDGMAMLHQFKIENGQVTYRSRFLDSDAYKKNSERDRIMMSEFGTLAMPDPCKNFFQRFLSRFEMIEPTDNASVSFVKYKGDYYVSTETNFMHKVNPESLETMEKVDWSKFIAVNGATAHPHYDPDGTAYNMGNSYGSKGALYNIIRVPPEKTDTKDTLQGAKVLCSIVPANKSHPSYYHSFAMSENYVVFIEQPIKMDLLKIVTCKLRGKALSEGIYWDPKQETIFHLVNKHTGEVSPAKYHTKAISTFHQINAFEEDGFLMLDMCCSDDGQAINNYLIQNLRASGDALDEVYNTLCRTFPRRFVLPLHVTNETPTGENLNTRPSSTASCVKVSNDKVFCQHEDLHGDDLHEYGGLEFPQINYGRSNTRPYRYFYGCGFRHLVGDSLLKMDLKDKTLKVWYQKGFYPSEPVFVPSPDAVEEDDGVILSVVLTPSQDKGTFLLVLDGKTFEELGKAYVPVNMAYGFHGTFNASA comes from the exons ATGTCACCTTTGAAGACTGAGAATCCAG GTGAGGTCCCACCTGTTGACAATGGCAGTGCGAAGGAATGCATCACCACAGGACTGAAAGGACTGGAAACAATAGCTCCTCTTGTCCGCTCCGTAGAAGCAACTCCAGAGCCGATCACTACCACGGTACAAGGCACCATTCCCTCCTGGATCAATGGCAACTTCCTCCGCAATGGCCCAGGGAAGTTTGAGTTTGGAAACACACA CTACAACCACTGGTTTGATGGGATGGCCATGCTACACCAGTTCAAGATAGAGAACGGCCAGGTGACGTACAGGAGTCGGTTCCTGGACAGTGATGCCTACAAGAAGAACAGTGAAAGGGACCGCATCATGATGTCAGAATTTGGCACCCTGGCCATGCCTGATCCCTGCAAAAACTTCTTCCAGCGTTTCCTTTCTCGCTTCGAGATGATCG AACCCACAGACAATGCCAGTGTGAGCTTTGTGAAATACAAAGGTGACTACTATGTCAGCACGGAGACTAATTTCATGCACAAAGTGAACCCAGAGAGCCTAGAAACTATGGAAAAG GTGGACTGGAGTAAGTTCATTGCCGTAAATGGAGCCACCGCTCACCCACACTACGACCCAGATGGTACCGCATATAACATGGGCAACTCGTATGGGAGCAAAG GTGCCCTCTACAACATCATTAGAGTACCTCCAGAGAAGACTGACACCAAAGACACACTGCAAGGAGCCAAAGTCCTCTGTTCTATTGTGCCTGCAAACAAGTCTCATCCCTCGTACTACCACAGCTTCG CCATGTCTGAGAACTATGTGGTGTTCATCGAGCAGCCGATTAAGATGGACCTGCTGAAGATAGTCACGTGCAAGCTGAGGGGGAAGGCTCTGAGCGAAGGAATCTACTGGGATCCCAAACAGGAGACGATTTTCCATCTCGTCAACAAGCATACAGGCGAG GTCAGCCCAGCGAAGTACCACACCAAAGCCATCTCCACCTTCCATCAGATCAACGCCTTTGAGGAGGATGGATTCTTGATGCTTGATATGTGCTGCTCGGACGACGGTCAAGCCATCAACAACTACCTCATCCAGAACCTACGAGCATCTGGGGACGCTCTGGATGAG GTGTACAACACCTTGTGTCGGACTTTCCCTCGCCGCTTTGTCCTGCCCCTACACGTGACCAACGAAACCCCAACAGGAGAGAACCTGAACACTCGACCCTCCAGTACAGCATCATGTGTCAAAGTCAGCAATGATAAG gTGTTCTGTCAGCATGAGGATCTTCATGGAGATGACCTCCACGAGTACGGAGGCCTGGAGTTCCCTCAGATCAACTATGGCCGTTCCAACACGCGTCCGTACCGTTACTTCTATGGCTGCGGCTTCAGACACCTGGTTGGAGACTCTCTGCTCAAAATGGACCTCAAGGACAAGACGCTCAAG GTCTGGTACCAGAAGGGTTTCTACCCATCAGAGCCAGTGTTTGTGCCATCCCCTGATGccgtggaggaggacgacggtGTCATCCTCTCTGTGGTTCTAACCCCCTCCCAG GATAAAGGGACATTCCTCCTGGTTTTAGATGGTAAGACATTCGAAGAGCTGGGGAAAGCCTATGTGCCTGTTAACATGGCTTATGGTTTCCATGGTACCTTCAATGCCTCTGCGTGA